From one Lycium barbarum isolate Lr01 chromosome 6, ASM1917538v2, whole genome shotgun sequence genomic stretch:
- the LOC132600157 gene encoding basic blue protein-like, with protein MLGKQVFAIFLVIIMVLFCIQITIATHSYVVGDSAGWTFGVSSWANVRKFDAGDLLLFRYPKGVHNVVIVNKANYDNCNAIGKTLSSGNDSVALGKGPNYFICGIGGHCNDGLKMEAIAH; from the exons ATGTTAGGAAAACAagtttttgcaatttttttggtCATTATTATGGTGTTATTTTGCATCCAAATAACTATTGCAACACATAGTTACGTTGTTGGAGATAGTGCTGGTTGGACATTCGGTGTTAGTAGCTGGGCTAATGTGAGGAAATTCGATGCTGGCGATTTGCTCT TATTCAGATATCCTAAAGGCGTTCACAATGTGGTGATAGTGAACAAAGCGAACTACGATAATTGTAATGCTATAGGAAAAACACTTAGTTCGGGCAATGATAGTGTAGCCCTTGGCAAGGGCCCAAACTACTTCATTTGTGGTATTGGTGGTCATTGTAATGATGGCCTAAAGATGGAAGCTATTGCTcattaa
- the LOC132598723 gene encoding basic blue protein-like, protein MSGQGRSSAMKMKVVFVLCIVVLIQTEVALAAVYTVGGSRGWSFNSVGWPKGKRFRAGDILAFNYKSGAHNVVVVNKDGYNKCSTPRGAKVYNKGGDKVKLAKGQNYFICNFAGHCQSGMKISVFAM, encoded by the exons ATGTCTGGTCAGGGAAGAAGCAGTGCAATGAAAATGAAAGTGGTGTTCGTTCTGTGTATTGTGGTGCTAATTCAGACTGAGGTGGCTCTTGCTGCTGTGTATACAGTTGGAGGTTCTCGTGGGTGGTCTTTCAACTCTGTTGGTTGGCCTAAGGGCAAGCGCTTTAGGGCTGGTGATATTCTTG CATTCAACTATAAGTCAGGTGCACACAACGTTGTGGTAGTGAACAAAGATGGGTACAACAAATGCAGCACACCACGAGGTGCCAAAGTGTATAACAAAGGAGGTGACAAGGTTAAGCTAGCCAAGGGACAGAACTATTTCATCTGCAATTTTGCTGGTCACTGCCAATCTGGAATGAAGATTTCTGTCTTTGCCATGTGA